The window GGAAGCGGTAGACAGGTGCACTAAGTGGAAGAGTTTCATGGAAATGCAGGTAATAGGCAGACGCAAAGTAAAGTCTGGAGCAGAAGGAAGAGCATGTGTGTTTGAGAATCAGACAGGTGAACACAGTAAAGTCAACAGAGACTTTGGGGAGAGATGCTGAAAATGGTGAGATGGAGGGAGTGTTTCAGTGAAGAACATACAGGCATGAGTGTATATGACAAATGTTTGCTAAGCTCATGCATGATGGTAACAAGTAAATGGACATTGGGCAAGAATTTGGATGTTGTCCTTAATTTCCTCAGCCATTAATACGTTATTATgttctctattttattttccagcccTTGAAAATTGCCACTTCAGAAAAGATCATGGCTCAGATAAACCTGAATTCAGAACCTTAATAAGGCTGGATAATTTGGTTGAATCTCTAGAAGAAATTATAAGGCTCTCAAGCAGCTTGCAACCCTTTACAAAGGAGGCAGCTTTGAAGTGCCCAACCCCAAAAGGCACTTAATTTCCTTCAGAATTTAAGAATGAATTATGGGTTTTACTCTAAATTGAAAAATGAAGTATTTCTTCCATGGCAAAGGAGATCAAGATCATCCTAGCCAATCCTGGTGGTAATTTTACCTCTAGGGAAGAATCTCATTCCAGGATATATAAAAACCAATATCTTAAGGCTTAAGGACCCTTATCATTACGCCAGTTTAAAATGTAGCTAATAAAATGAATTGTATTTCTAGGACTTAAGAATATCctgaagatttctttttctttgtaaaaacagagaaaagtgttgttttaaaatgtttgcaaGCTATTTAGCTGCTCTCCCTTGTGGCAGAGGGAAACATGCAGTGTGATACTTAAACTATTTGGGACTTTATCCCTGAAAGCTCTCCAGCACAGACAACCTTATTGAGATGCAAACATCTGACAGTCAGCATTTTTGTATTGGGCACTTAAGCCCAACCTCACTCACCACAACATAACTTCTGTTAATTTATAACAGACTATAAGGCAAACAAACCTTTTTGgcacaaaaaacccacccaaaaccaaaaacaacaaaaaaaaaaaaataaaaaaaataaaatcaagctCACAATGTTTTTTATAGTAAAGAGATAAAAATCCAGCAGCAATGGTAGATGCAGCTAAAGCCTGGACATGTCAGCTCCTACACATAAGAAAAGTGGGCACAAGGGACGTGAAGCAGTGCAGGCACATGTAATCCTTGCTAGCTTCTACAGATTGCCACAGAGAGAGGGCTCAGGGAACAGCTGGCATGACCTGGGGTAACAGAGAACCAAGGGTGTcctaagaaataaaacacattgTTACATTTCTCAATGTACACAACATGCTGTAAGTAACAACTTtctaatatgattttttttcctaatatttggccagctgtgctgctcaaGGTGTGTAATTATGAGGGTGAAACACTGTTATTGTCACAGTTACATGATTCTCTAAAGAAAAGCTCTTCATTgtataaatggaaaaaattttCCTGACAGGAAAGACAATAAATCATATAAGGAATCCGTTTTCTAGATTACATTTTCTAGAAATACAATTGAGTACTTGTCTAATTTAAAAGTTCTACAGATAAGAGTGCAGGTAAGAGTTTTTTCTTCAGGAGAGTGCTTACTCAAAACTTTTGTTAGGACCAACTTTACTAATTTTGTACTGCTGAGTATTAAAGAGTAGCATTAGTGCAGACCTATGTTTTTACCATCTATTTTTCTGCCTATTTACAGCTTTCCAAACCAACACTGAACTaagctggttttgtttggggattttcccTTGGCCTGAAAGACAAGAGTTTTGTCTGCAGTGATGAAACTGCACCTTAAATTCCACATATACAAACATTTAAACACCCCTTCAATACCAACCaccacaccaaaaacacccctaaATCCAAACCAGAGCAGAAATCAGGTATGAGTTCAGTGAAAAGTCCAAGTAAATGAATGATCACCAGAAGGGCAGAGAAGGTTGGCAGGGTGAGATTGTGTCCACTGCTTTGAAAGAGAACGGAGCTGAGACTTACTTGAGGCACAAGTGGCTACATGGACTAATCCTATTATTTACATTGTGCACAGAGCCTAGCAGCAGATATTTGGAGCTCCATTTTGCTAGATATTTTTTACCccatcacctttttttttttttctgtataaaggAACCAAAAACCCTTGCAAAGTTTATATTCTGAAGTATTACTGAATTTTATTAACTAGGTGGACAAATTTAGGACTGAAAAGAGTCTgaaaaagggagaagaggtgATGGAAAGGTGATCATGTGCTCTCAGTTAGTTAAACCAGGCTATATGGATTTCCTCTGACCGATATAAGCCTGTATCTTGTCCTGAGCCAGGTGGAAGCGTGGCACCGATGCACTCCTTTCCCCAGCATACCACTAACAAAGCAGGATTAAGCAAACCACAAATCTGTTGAAAGCCGTGATTTTCAAAAGTACCACGATCAGTTTTCAGGGCGCTACTAAGCCACAGTGAATTCGGGCAAACCAAAAGAAGCTTCAGTTTTGCGTGCAGATTTACCCATCTTATCACCTACACAAGCTGTTCAACAGATAGCACGTGCTCCCACCACGGTCCTTGCATTTTCGTTTTTCCTAACATTTAACCCAGTCAGGTTTCCCCACCGAGGGCTGTTATTATTTATAAACGAGACATCTGTCAAGTCTTTGCAGCGTGACTGGCGGAAACCCCTTGAATCCTGGCTTCGTCAGGCAAACACAGGATCTTTCCCAACCTTCCGCCCGCGGGAGTGACTTCCACCAGGCTAGCAGCAGCCTGCCCAGCACCGGCGCGGCCCAGAGGAAGTCATTCTGCTGCGGGAGTCACTGACCTCGGGCTCTTTCCCACCGTGCCCCGACCCCGCTGCACAGCGCAGCGGCGGCACCACGCTTCGAGCCCAAGCCGGCTCTGCCGTCCCTGCTGCCAGCGGAGCGGCGGGCTGCCAGCGCCGGGCTCCGCACGGGctgctcggctcggctcggcttGCCCCGGGGGCAGCGCCGCTCCGCCCCGGGGCCGCGCCCGGCACCTGCCCCGCGGGAAGCGGCCGCACGTCGGGGCCCTTCAGCCGAGGCTTTGCGGCAGGTGCGGGCGGGTTTGGCGAAGCCCCCGCGGAGGGGAGTGACACCAGACCGCCTTCTCCGGCCCCTCCTGGCGGGGCTCCGACAGCCCCCGCCCGCCGTTCGTTAAAGCCGCCGGGGAAGCGGAGCGCGGCCGGGGCCGGCGGCGTCCCGGCCCGCTCATCCCACTCCGCTGCTGCCGCGGCGCCCCTCGCCCTCTCCAGCCCTCGCCGCCGCTGCTCGGGAGCGCCGAGGTCCGTGTCCGTTCCCGCGCCGGTGCTGCCCGGGGCAGGTGCCAGGGCACTAGCGGTGGGGTCGCGGCCCGCaccgggccgggcggggcctCCCCGCCCTCACCCCATTGTCGAGGCTATCTCGGCAGTTTCCGCCCTGGCTTCGGCTGTGTCCGCGCCGCGatggggaaaggggagggagctggggaaggctcGGGGCCGCGGCGCTCCTTCCGGGACGGCGGGAGGCGGTGCCGCTCACCTGGTGCCGCCGGCGCTGTGCAGCGcccgagccgcggccccgccgggcgGGAGGTGAGCGCCGGCCGCGCTCGCCCCGCCCTGCTGCGAGCGGGAacgcggctccccgggcaggcGAGCTGGTGGCGGGGGGATGGCACCGGCTTCGGGGGGATGGCACCCGATGGCCCGGGGCGAGGGACGGCGCTGCGCGGCCGTCGTGGCCGCAGCgggcgggcggaggaggaggaggcgggtGCCGCCGGGCTGCCCCGCGCTGAGGGGAGCCCCGGGGAGCGAGGGGCGCCgtgccggggccgggcggcgcgGTCCGAGCCGTGGGAGCCGAGCGTGCGAGGGCGGGCGGTGATGGAGACCCGTCTCCTGGGGCTTCCCGGGGAGTTCGCGGGGCGGCGGGACGGGGATGGGCAGCGCGGCGGGTCGGCTcatgtccccccccccccccctttgtTTCTCTCCAGGGTGTTTGTGCTTCTCCGAGCCTCTCTCCCCGCCCCCGTCTCTCCCGCCCGACCCGCCGGGACCTCTCCTCTCCGGGCGGCAGCAGAGCCGCctcggggcgggcggcggcagcGGTGCTGGTGGGGCGCTCTCGCCGTCCAGCCCGCCGGGAACATGGCGACCGGCGGCTACCGCAGCGCCGGGGGCAGCACCACGGACTTTCTGGAGGAATGGAAAGCCAAGCGGGAGAAGATGCGGGCGAAGCAGGCACCGCCAGCCCCGGGCGCCCCGGGCGGGGGGGAGCCCCGTCCTGCGGGGGGCGGCCCCTCGGCCGAGCTGAACAACAACAGCACCAGCCTGCCCCCCGAGCGCGCTGTGCCCCCCGCCGGCGGGGCGCTGAACTGCCTCGGCCTCGCCAGCGCCAGCCTgggccgcgccgcccccgccaaGGAGCCGCCGCCGGCACTCGCCGGGAGCCGCGGGGCCGAGCCCGCCGTCGCACCGGGCTCCCCCGAGGGCGAGGAGAAACTGGCCGCCAAGGGAAAGAGCTCGGGCCCCAGCtccaggaaggggaaggggcagATCGAGAAGAGGAAGCTGAGGGAGAAGAGGAGGTCGACAGGTGTGGTGAACATCCCGGCCGCCGAGGTGAGCGGGGACGAGGGGGCGGCCGCCGAGGGGGCGAAGCGCTCTCCCCGCACTGcgggcggcagcagcagcgccggCCGCGCCTGGCGGACGGGCCGTGCGGGGGTCGCGGCAGGGCGGCATCCCAAGCGACCGACAGATGAGGTGTCATTTATCCTAAATAAGTAAGACCTGTCATAACTTGcggctttttccttttttttttttttttttttttttttaagtagctTCTTGTCGAAAGAGAGTAATCTCGAAGCTTTTGGAGCTGAGACACATGCCTGTTACAA is drawn from Poecile atricapillus isolate bPoeAtr1 chromosome W, bPoeAtr1.hap1, whole genome shotgun sequence and contains these coding sequences:
- the LOC131592410 gene encoding PRKC apoptosis WT1 regulator protein-like isoform X1 yields the protein MAPDGPGRGTALRGRRGRSGRAEEEEAGAAGLPRAEGSPGERGAPCRGRAARVFVLLRASLPAPVSPARPAGTSPLRAAAEPPRGGRRQRCWWGALAVQPAGNMATGGYRSAGGSTTDFLEEWKAKREKMRAKQAPPAPGAPGGGEPRPAGGGPSAELNNNSTSLPPERAVPPAGGALNCLGLASASLGRAAPAKEPPPALAGSRGAEPAVAPGSPEGEEKLAAKGKSSGPSSRKGKGQIEKRKLREKRRSTGVVNIPAAESLDEYEDDEAGQKERKKEDAITQQNTIQNESSSADTSCSYLLQDSSRMVSSRYKSTANAPEDDAPNRYSRTERTAYSRYSRDANSSGSSLPSNTLEKRIEELERELAKERQENARLMKMAQDKEELIGKLKEEIDLLNRDLDDIEDENEQLKQENKTLLKVVGQLTR